Below is a window of Chitinispirillales bacterium DNA.
ACACTCTGCAAGACGGCGTATATTCGTTTTTAGCAAGAAAAAAAGGATTTTATCAAAAAAGAATCACTTCAAATTACTCATCCGACACGCTTTCAACTATAAATATAGAATTGCGGGAACCATCGTCGATTTCATTTATTACAGAACCAAATTCGGCTTCAATTCTGATAAACCGTAAAAAAGTCGGCGTTTCACCGTTTACAGCGCACAATCTAAAACCGGAAGAGTATAATTTTATGATATTAAAAGACGGTTACGAACTGTTTGACACTACCATAAATTTGCAATCTGGACAAAAAGATACACTTTATACAAATCTCGTACCGGAAAGTACGACTTCGCAAAAAAGCGCTATTTCACAAAATCCAAAAACAAAAGGATCAAATTTAGCAAAATCAAAATCAGAAAAAGAAGATATTGTTGAAACAGAAGAGACTGAGAAAAAAAAGAAAAAAATTGATAAAATCGGGATAATTGTATTTTTGTCCGTTATGGTTCTTCTAATGGGAATGCAAGAATATAACAGACAGTGAGGATTTAATGAATTTAAAACCGTCTATTATAATAGCGTTTTCGTTTTCGTACACGTTGTTTGCTATTAGCGAAAGCGTAAGCATATCCGGTGGTTCGTTCAATATGGGAAGCGAACATGGCAGTAGCGATGAAACACCGATTCATTCGGTTACACTCAGCGACTACAAAATTGATAAACGACAAGTAAGCAATAAAGATTATAACGAATGCGTCACCGCTGGAAAATGTTCTAAACCTCACTATAAAGACGGTTTGTGTTTCTTGTGGACAAATCAGGGACTTTCCAAAATTAATCCGCACGAAGAACTCCTTGCAGAAGATAATCCGGTAGTTTGTGTTTCTTGGAAGCAAGCGGTCGAATACTGCAAATTCCGCTCCGGACGTCTCCCGACAGAAGCCGAATGGGAATATGCGGCGACTAACGGCGGAAAAACAATCTATTCATGGGGAAACGAGAAACCGACTCACAGCAACGCCCGCTTTAGAAGCAGAAATTCAACCTCCGTTTACACAAACAGTCCGACAGGTGAATACAAACTAACAGATATGAACGGAAATGTCTGGGAATGGATCAATGACAAGTACGAGCAGAATTATTACACATATTCTCCACAAAAAGACCCGAAAGGCGCGACGGTCGGACGTTTTAACGTAATCCGCGGCGGCGGATGGTATAGCGATGAAAATTCACTGCGCAGTACAAACCGGCACTGGTTTTCTCCGGAAGCCGCAGAAATAAGCATTGGTATCAGATGTGCAAAATAATTAAAAGCCTATAATTTTTTCCCAAAAAGAAAACCACACATTAAAAATCGGAGAAAGAATTTTTGACAAAATCGGATATTGAATTATGCGTTCCAGAATAATTATTCCAAATAAAATTTGTGGAGCAAATCTTGTAATTTTAACATAACTTTCCGCCTGTTTCTGTGTCAGAACACCTACTGCCACACGAAAACCGTCAAGCGGATAAATAGGAATTAAATTAAAAACAGCAAGTCCCAAATTAATTCTAACTGTCATATAAAACGCATATTGTAAAACGTCAGAAATAACGATTGCTGAAACAAGCATATTTGCGGTATAAGCGATTATCAGTGCAAAAACGATATTTGAAAGCGGTCCTGCAAAAGCAACCCAAACCATATCTCTTTTGGGATTTCTCAGTTGTGAAACATCTACCGGAACCGGTTTTGCCCAACCAAACGGCATATTAAACGCAATCAACGAAAACAAAAATACGGCCGTTCCCATAAAATCCAAATGCGAAAGCGGATTAAACGATAAACGTCCGGCATTTTTAGCCGTCATATCGCCCAAACGATAGGCTGCGTATCCGTGCGCTATTTCATGGACAGTAAGCGAAAGAGAAATTATTATAATGAAAATAACTGCAATTTGCGGATTCATAACCACCTATTCTACCTATAAAACTTATATTACATTTTACTTATTTTCTGCAAATAAAAATCGGATTTTCTTATACCTTATACGTAAAGAATTGGCAATAATGCATACAAAACTGATTATCATAGCCAAACTCACAATCGCCGGAGACAATATACCTAAAAGTACAAATGGGACTTCAACGATATTAAAAACACAAGATAAAATTATGTTTTGATTTATTATGCGTACTGTGCCGCGAGAAACCTCTATAGCGCGATACACATTCAGTAAATCGTCATTTTTAATAATAACATCTGAAATATCCGCCAAAGCATTTGTTTTGCCGCACATAGAAATTCCGACATGCGCTTTCGACAAAATAATTGCGTTATTTAATCCGCTGCCAACCATTGCAATTTTTTTATCTTGCTCTATTATACTTTCAATGCTTTCACATTTTTCTTCACGACTATGTTCGACTATAATCTTATCCGACGAGATTCCTAATAAATTTGAAATTCTTACCGCAGAATTATAGCCGCCTTGCGTCATAACTCGAATTGAAACATCCGCTTTACGAAGTTCGTCCGCCGCCGCAAATACCGTTTCGCGAATTATTTCGACAAGAGAAATCACCGCTATAACTTTACCGTCCTTCAGAACAATATTCAAAATTTCTCCGTCAAGTTCACATTGATTACATAAACCTGCTACTATGTCAAGTTTACCGTTCTGATTTAACGAATAATCATAATTGCCGATAGAATAAACTTCTGCGCCGATTTTGCATTTTACTCCGCCAAAGCTAAGTTCCACTCCGACGCAATCAAGCGTTTTAGCTCCCTTGCTTTTACAATATTGAGTTATTATTTTTGCTATAGAATGACTCGAATTGCTTGATACCGAATACAAAATATCGTAAAGTTT
It encodes the following:
- a CDS encoding PEGA domain-containing protein, with the translated sequence MKKLLLFALLCFMLLPAQENNLSQTDTLYFEDTAEEEIPFNSIMPDISGKKGLLFIANTDSVEILLDSIILGFTPFVLDTLQDGVYSFLARKKGFYQKRITSNYSSDTLSTINIELREPSSISFITEPNSASILINRKKVGVSPFTAHNLKPEEYNFMILKDGYELFDTTINLQSGQKDTLYTNLVPESTTSQKSAISQNPKTKGSNLAKSKSEKEDIVETEETEKKKKKIDKIGIIVFLSVMVLLMGMQEYNRQ
- a CDS encoding formylglycine-generating enzyme family protein produces the protein MNLKPSIIIAFSFSYTLFAISESVSISGGSFNMGSEHGSSDETPIHSVTLSDYKIDKRQVSNKDYNECVTAGKCSKPHYKDGLCFLWTNQGLSKINPHEELLAEDNPVVCVSWKQAVEYCKFRSGRLPTEAEWEYAATNGGKTIYSWGNEKPTHSNARFRSRNSTSVYTNSPTGEYKLTDMNGNVWEWINDKYEQNYYTYSPQKDPKGATVGRFNVIRGGGWYSDENSLRSTNRHWFSPEAAEISIGIRCAK
- a CDS encoding site-2 protease family protein, giving the protein MNPQIAVIFIIIISLSLTVHEIAHGYAAYRLGDMTAKNAGRLSFNPLSHLDFMGTAVFLFSLIAFNMPFGWAKPVPVDVSQLRNPKRDMVWVAFAGPLSNIVFALIIAYTANMLVSAIVISDVLQYAFYMTVRINLGLAVFNLIPIYPLDGFRVAVGVLTQKQAESYVKITRFAPQILFGIIILERIIQYPILSKILSPIFNVWFSFWEKIIGF